GCGGTCTTTCCTAGCTGCAGGAATCCTGTCAGTCTCAAATACACCGGCCTTTCTATCGGatgcatcaacaccatcaccccATCCCAATGTTAACCTACCATAGGGGTTTGGGTCCGTGTGTCATTCCTATGACATAACCAGTCGATTGCAACATAATGAGTTTAATTCGCTGTACAATAATGAGCTCTTCCTGATATCCTTTCGTTGCATTTGTATTGGGTGTGGTGTTGCTTTCAAGAGAGAAACCCCCAACCCACTGTCTCGTCGGAGGATCTGAGTATACTAGTTGTTTAGGGTCCCGTAGAAAATCAGGCCAAAAGAAAAAGCCAACCGCTTCTAGCATGGATAACAAATATTGGCTATCCTTCCCCTTCCCAATTTAGCCATATCACCTATATTCACCGCAGATATTTCGAGAATCATTGGAGGACGGTTCTGTATGTCCTGGGCGTATTGAATGGCAGAAGGGAATAGAGAGCTTATTATATCCATTAAGAGTAATTTCGTAGTTCATCGTATATCCACACATAGAGGACCAAAATCCTGTTGGAATACCTTTCTCTGGAACGCGGCAAAAGGGATTCGTCAGTTTTTGgacaatttacaatttttctgCTGTCGGTGTTGACCGAGATTGGTGAAATTTTGAACGACTTCATAGCTGCGATCACCTCTCTGTACGTCAACCCCTGCGTGAATGTATGTTGGCAGGACCGTTGGTGGGACCGACATCGAACTCTATTGGTAATGATAGTAATTGGGACGTGTTAATGGACATAATTTAATGGAAAGAACTAATctacagaaaaaaactaattctatattaataaaaactatcatttgtttgtgtttttactaTTGTTATTCATGTAccatttgaataaatatagCCTTTATTATGCGTTAGTCTTGATCACTTTCCTTgctaggttttttttgctttactctGTTCCtattatcaatattttattttttgttttgttttatctgatGCCTTTTTGTTAGCTTTCTTTGTTTGTCTAACATCAAATTACACAAgatcactctctctctctaaccCAATTTGTACGGTTACGTTGCCCtaaagtttttctttataCGCATACCAACGGGTAGGTTATTTTGCAATCCCTGTTTCTCTTACTAACGTGATACACCATCATGTCGCTCTGAGCACATAATGGGTGAAATATTAGTCCATTGTAATGCAGAATTTGGTTCATATTATaacattgccaaaaagtttgaGGGTTAGGTTAGTAGCGCCgtaatgattttaatttattttctgtcCTTGTTCTCTACACTTAAGGTGGGGCTATATTGCTCGTTCGCCCTTGCTAATAGCAGACATAATTTGATCTATACATATATGAAATAAACTTCTGTATCATTATCGTTCTTTTCGTAATTTCTATTATATTCAAACCTACTTACAAACTCACGGTATACCGCACAGGGGGAATTTAACCGTACACTGAAAAAAGTACATATTATGAAAATGAGACGATCCTTTGATTATAATCAACTAGCTTGTTGGGCATCAGTACGTTTAAGTGGTAGTAAGCTTCCAATTCGATTGATTCTAGAATCAGTATGTTCACTTTGCTTTAAAAAACGTGCAAGCGTTagctaaaaaaatattttattcaatcacTGTTGCGCCACTTTAAGCAGTGCTATAGAGTGTCAGCATGTCTGATAGTATCAGTgctttttgttcaatttgccGCAAAAGAAGCGATGTGGTCCATTCGAGCTTGGTGATATACCAAATCATTAACTATTTCCGCTAACCATCGTAGTTTTTGTCGGTATTGATAGCACAGTAAGCATATGACATTTTGAAAACGATCAACGATTCCAAAACTAATGTTACAATTCAAAAATAGTTTATCTTCACAACAGTGGTGGAATTTTTTATCAGAGTTCTCACGAGTTAATTAAAAAGATACGATACCCATTACGGTGACCACGCACAAGTGGCATTATCCCATAAATATCATAAATAGATAAATCTAatgaaaatggggaaaaatacaaatcatTACATTACACAAAACTTACACCAGTGCGCTGGTGGCCATCTatacctgttttttttttgcacaccgtTGGTCTTCATCATACGTTATGGTTACTATGTACAACCGATGaagatattatttaaaaaaaaacacggaactGATGAATTACGTTTAAAACCAACTTACAAACCAGCAGACTGATACAAACtaatacaaacaaaagtacctttaaaataaatcacttTTGTCACCAGTGTCTATCGGTGCTTCCGATCCCTAGCAAAGAATTATCGTTAATTTAAGCGCTGCTTGCTAAAGAGAATGTTCGAATAGGCAATAATAGACGTTACGAACATTTATACTGTCATTTTATGTGCCAACACAATCTCCGTCCGGCGGTATTGTGCACGGGAGGGTTTTAGTGGGCGCAAAACAACTTGTTTCCACCGTACCATTACTTGTTAGTGCGCAACAGTTCCGTTTTTGCTGCCAACGATGATGCGGGCAGATGCTGAGATGTCTGCGTGCCGATCGTGATGGTGCTGGGTTGGTAAGAATGTAGTTGCACGTTACCGCCGATGGTATTACTGCTACCAGTGCCGCAACAGTTGACGGGTGAAGTTAACAACAACGTACCTTCTGCAGAACCAAGTGAATTGAGCGAGAGATTGCTGTCTGTGTTGTGGTTACTTTGGTAATGATGGTTActatggtgatgatgctgattgTTTTGGTGACTGTTCAACAGTCCACCTGTGCCGCTGCTGTGATGCATATTCGAGATGGTATTACTGGTGTGTAGTGATGTCCGATTGCTGGCCATCGTACCGGCACTACCCGTTCCTGCCCGTGACGAGGGTTTACGGATTTTCCATGCTTTTAGCTTAGCCTCCATGTTGTCTAGCCGCCGCAACAGATCGGCAACTATATTGAGCGTTGAAACGCGATCACTTGGAGCCATCGGAGCATTAATTCCGCCAAGCCCGCCAGGGACAAGTGCCGTAGACGACGCgttgtttccatttcgttcaATTATCAACTGACTGCCGGGTGATAGGAGTGCTGCCTTTACACCGTCCCCTACGATCCCATCCAGTGTTTTAACTGAATCCTGCTGTTCCATGGACGTTTCACGGccaaaatcattcaatttaCTCGCCGACAGTTTTACCATGGGTGAACCGAACGAACTACGCTGCTTGCTGGTGTTCAGGTTGTTATTAAGCGTCTCTAACTTTGTACCAGCTAATGTCGTTTCTGTCGGATCTGTTCCACCGTCAAGACAAACATTATTCATTTGCTGTGCATCGATCCCAGTCGTTACGGCTGTGGCGATCGTTGTTGTGGATGTGCTTTCATTCGATGGATCAAGCTGCTTGTTTCGGTCATCTTTGCTTTCGCTCATCTCGCCTTCTTCCAGCTTTTCGCCATCCTCCGGTTTCAGAGTGCGAACTTTCAGCTCCTGCTTCAAATCACGAGCCTCGTC
This Anopheles marshallii chromosome 3, idAnoMarsDA_429_01, whole genome shotgun sequence DNA region includes the following protein-coding sequences:
- the LOC128712270 gene encoding nuclear distribution protein nudE-like 1-A, producing the protein MEDKLFTSVEEECLYWKERCLKVSQERDDAQREFDDFTTESQQLEAELEMTVEQQEKKIRDLNQLVNQLHGENESYKRKMQYTENETNKIDADFRQLAKENEKLKVYIRELEQKNDDLERANRVASESVAEFESMLNQAYEKNALLELEVDEKERMQIKLQRLMDEARDLKQELKVRTLKPEDGEKLEEGEMSESKDDRNKQLDPSNESTSTTTIATAVTTGIDAQQMNNVCLDGGTDPTETTLAGTKLETLNNNLNTSKQRSSFGSPMVKLSASKLNDFGRETSMEQQDSVKTLDGIVGDGVKAALLSPGSQLIIERNGNNASSTALVPGGLGGINAPMAPSDRVSTLNIVADLLRRLDNMEAKLKAWKIRKPSSRAGTGSAGTMASNRTSLHTSNTISNMHHSSGTGGLLNSHQNNQHHHHSNHHYQSNHNTDSNLSLNSLGSAEGTLLLTSPVNCCGTGSSNTIGGNVQLHSYQPSTITIGTQTSQHLPASSLAAKTELLRTNK